A genomic window from Slackia heliotrinireducens DSM 20476 includes:
- a CDS encoding AAA family ATPase, with translation MIDSPTSISLNAGFEEEASWLDADNKNTPLWIRTLYASLPISAVTVLYGAVHDIHPIQISEELRPDTTVNAIWQILQASGFKCLLTFDTLNGLSIARMTEDLKDDQVTKKLEETVPSNVLRNLVRPPKNRLESRFPQNTQGMGWPGLELVARAVATSDSIPMSLLVDYASQTSDIDQASNNILHELMLTCLQIANAHVLLDNKLLRLSGDSGSRSQRHPIIWLVDKLDDLPTWLTHGDGIRRIPISNPSYDMRYRMAQLLLEDRIDEGEKDSVARRFADATEGLSSRGMFESIQLAGESSSLSSEIENAVRMYRQGLSENPWQNNRLREQLMNGEATLRQRVYGQDQAVSRVLDILKRSALGLTGAHQKKASSAPRGVLYFAGPTGVGKTEMAKAITELVFADERALIRFDMSEFQDDHAKIRLIGAPPSYVGFGAGGELTNAVMQRPHSIILFDEMDKAGSQVYDLFLQILSDGRLTDGGGRTVDFTDTLIIFTSNQGVAAAGNLLDLDMSDPEQTSRYERAIMDAVKSHFTETLNRPELLGRLGDNIVIFNPIHGDEAVNLAVRFIETILSNIRIRVGIEVNISKEAFEELVASVTTRSVLRNGGRGITTELETRLTNPLGRILFNYPAGSSLIITAFNEDRLGRPDVLIEEL, from the coding sequence ATGATCGATAGCCCAACTTCCATTTCTTTGAATGCAGGATTCGAAGAAGAAGCGTCATGGCTTGATGCAGACAACAAAAACACCCCTCTCTGGATTAGAACACTTTATGCTTCCCTGCCCATCTCGGCGGTAACGGTGCTATACGGAGCTGTGCACGACATTCATCCGATCCAGATATCCGAGGAGTTACGCCCCGACACAACAGTCAACGCCATTTGGCAAATTCTCCAAGCCTCCGGCTTCAAATGCTTACTCACTTTCGACACGCTCAACGGCTTATCCATTGCTCGTATGACAGAAGATCTAAAGGATGACCAGGTTACGAAAAAGCTGGAAGAAACGGTTCCGTCGAACGTTCTTCGCAATCTTGTGCGCCCTCCCAAGAACAGACTTGAGTCAAGATTCCCGCAGAACACACAAGGTATGGGTTGGCCAGGATTGGAACTCGTCGCAAGAGCCGTTGCCACGAGCGACTCCATCCCGATGAGCCTGCTCGTTGATTATGCTTCTCAGACATCCGACATTGATCAGGCCTCGAACAACATTCTTCATGAACTCATGCTCACGTGCCTTCAAATTGCAAACGCCCACGTCCTTTTAGATAATAAGCTACTCAGGCTATCCGGAGACTCCGGGTCGAGATCCCAGCGACATCCGATCATCTGGCTTGTAGACAAACTCGATGACCTTCCGACGTGGCTAACCCACGGAGACGGCATCAGGCGAATCCCAATATCGAATCCCAGCTACGACATGCGATACCGTATGGCGCAATTGCTCCTAGAAGACCGTATCGACGAGGGTGAAAAGGACAGCGTAGCGAGGCGATTTGCGGATGCGACAGAAGGTCTTTCGAGTCGAGGCATGTTTGAGTCAATCCAATTAGCTGGCGAATCCAGTTCTTTATCATCCGAGATAGAGAACGCAGTGCGTATGTACCGCCAAGGGCTTTCTGAGAACCCATGGCAGAACAACCGGCTTCGCGAGCAGCTTATGAATGGCGAAGCAACTCTCAGGCAACGTGTGTACGGCCAAGATCAGGCCGTATCCCGCGTGCTTGACATATTGAAAAGATCCGCTTTGGGGCTTACCGGAGCACATCAGAAGAAAGCATCTTCTGCACCTCGCGGTGTACTCTACTTCGCTGGCCCAACCGGTGTCGGAAAAACAGAAATGGCAAAAGCGATTACCGAACTCGTCTTTGCCGATGAGCGTGCACTGATACGTTTTGACATGTCTGAGTTCCAGGATGACCACGCAAAGATTCGATTAATTGGCGCACCTCCTAGTTATGTTGGTTTCGGCGCAGGAGGAGAGCTGACCAATGCCGTTATGCAAAGACCCCATTCGATCATCCTCTTTGACGAGATGGACAAGGCAGGAAGCCAAGTGTACGATTTGTTCCTGCAAATTCTCTCAGATGGTCGACTGACCGATGGCGGCGGCAGAACTGTCGATTTCACAGATACATTGATAATATTTACATCCAATCAAGGAGTTGCCGCAGCGGGCAATCTCCTCGACTTGGATATGTCCGACCCCGAACAAACCTCGCGTTACGAGCGGGCAATAATGGATGCAGTAAAGTCGCATTTTACAGAAACGCTGAATAGACCAGAGCTGCTCGGCCGGTTAGGGGACAATATCGTTATCTTTAACCCAATACATGGAGACGAAGCTGTCAATCTTGCGGTTAGATTCATCGAGACTATTCTTTCCAATATTCGCATTCGTGTCGGAATTGAAGTGAACATTTCTAAAGAGGCCTTCGAGGAGCTAGTTGCTTCGGTCACTACGCGCAGTGTTCTTCGGAATGGAGGCAGAGGCATAACGACAGAATTAGAAACCCGGTTAACCAATCCTTTAGGGCGAATACTGTTTAATTATCCAGCTGGATCCTCTCTAATCATTACCGCATTCAACGAAGACAGACTTGGCCGTCCCGACGTCTTAATAGAGGAGCTATGA